One window of Phycisphaeraceae bacterium genomic DNA carries:
- a CDS encoding DMT family transporter, whose amino-acid sequence MSSGSGATGMKADGLATIVLTLASWTAVPLMLRHFATSDGGNPLIDGWTANGWRYGFSALIWLPAIILGLSRRRLPRGIWKMALIPAAFNTAAQVCFGLAPYYIDPGLMTFSLRLQIVFVTIGALLMFPAERRVIKSGGYLTGIGLVVVGTCITLLANPNGLGGGTATGVALAIGAGLLYGAYALSVRKCLHGVNPITAFAAISIYTAIGMVALMLPFGTRSGGVVLDLDTRSIVLLALSSLIGIGLGHTLYFYSIGRLGLAVSTGVVQLQPITVSIASLFVFGERLTPIQWASGIVAITGAGIMLYTQHRMMSRASRAALAGGSLAHAPAAHTPVDPIDEFDDLPVDPAVALIAQSNESAPRHSTSP is encoded by the coding sequence ATGTCGTCAGGTTCGGGCGCGACGGGGATGAAGGCCGATGGTCTCGCCACCATCGTCCTCACACTGGCCTCGTGGACCGCCGTCCCACTCATGCTCCGACACTTCGCCACCTCCGACGGCGGCAACCCCCTCATCGACGGATGGACCGCCAACGGCTGGCGCTACGGCTTCTCCGCGCTCATCTGGCTCCCCGCCATCATCCTCGGACTCAGCCGCAGACGCCTCCCACGCGGCATCTGGAAAATGGCCCTCATCCCCGCCGCCTTCAACACCGCCGCACAGGTCTGCTTCGGCCTCGCGCCGTACTACATAGACCCAGGGCTCATGACCTTCTCCCTCCGCCTCCAGATCGTCTTCGTCACCATCGGCGCGCTCCTCATGTTCCCCGCCGAACGAAGAGTCATCAAATCCGGCGGCTACCTCACCGGCATCGGACTCGTCGTCGTCGGAACCTGCATCACGCTCCTCGCCAACCCCAACGGCCTCGGTGGCGGCACCGCCACCGGCGTCGCCCTCGCCATCGGCGCGGGACTCCTCTACGGCGCATACGCCCTCTCCGTCCGCAAGTGCCTCCACGGCGTCAACCCCATCACCGCGTTCGCCGCCATCTCCATCTACACCGCCATCGGCATGGTCGCACTCATGCTCCCCTTCGGCACACGATCCGGCGGCGTCGTCCTCGACCTCGACACCAGATCGATCGTCCTCCTCGCCCTCTCCTCCCTCATCGGCATCGGGCTCGGCCACACGCTCTACTTCTACTCGATCGGCCGCCTCGGTCTTGCCGTCTCAACCGGCGTCGTGCAGCTCCAACCCATCACCGTCTCCATCGCCTCCCTCTTCGTCTTCGGCGAGAGACTCACTCCCATCCAATGGGCCTCCGGCATCGTCGCCATCACCGGCGCGGGCATCATGCTCTACACCCAGCACCGCATGATGTCACGCGCCTCGCGCGCGGCGCTCGCAGGCGGCTCGCTCGCTCATGCTCCCGCCGCCCACACCCCGGTCGATCCCATCGACGAGTTCGACGATCTCCCCGTAGACCCCGCCGTCGCACTGATCGCCCAATCGAATGAATCCGCCCCGCGCCATTCGACGAGTCCGTGA
- a CDS encoding DUF2256 domain-containing protein, which translates to MKRRHDTPRQEKHCPVCKRPFQWRKKWERDWPHVLYCSDRCRREAARRPDASNRPT; encoded by the coding sequence ATGAAACGCAGACACGACACCCCGCGCCAGGAAAAGCACTGCCCCGTCTGCAAACGCCCCTTCCAATGGCGAAAGAAGTGGGAAAGAGACTGGCCGCACGTCCTCTACTGCTCCGATCGCTGCCGGCGTGAAGCCGCACGCAGACCCGACGCGTCCAATCGTCCGACGTAA